The following is a genomic window from Butyricimonas faecihominis.
AACGTGCTGGAAATAAATCGTTTTGATAAAAGCGGGGAAATAAAGGGCATTGATTTGCGAGGTGTGATTGATTCTGTGGCAGGAACGTGGCGGGATGAAGGGGAGAATATACTTGCCGTGGATTGGAAGAATGGGAATGCCGAGACGTGGACCGTGGAAAATTGTACGTCCAAGAAGTTAGTGGTGAATAATGGATGGGGAGAACGTGAGTATATCACGAAGCCATCTTACCTTGAAAACTTGACAGGCGACGCTTTCTGGGTAAATAAGTTTGTAGATGATGTGAGTAAACCCCAACTTGGTTTCCGGATTTCAAATGACCGAAGTATGCGTGCGGGGTATGTGCTTGCTTTGTTATCGGATGATGAGTCGGTAAAACTGAAAAATTATAATAATGTTTGGAAAGGAGAGGCGGATATTAGCGGGGTAGAAGATCGGAGAATACGTTTTTCCTGTCGTATTGGCTCTGATTACGTGAAATTTGATGAATTTATTACGGCAGATAATTTTCCATCCATGCGATTAACAGATATTGATTTTACTTCATCAATAAAAGCAGGGTATCCTAACCAGCTGGAGATTGAATGGAATAAATTTGAAGGTGAAAACGTGTATTATAAAATAGAGGTGTATTCAAAGGATAATGAAGCCGATGTGTATTTTGAGAGTGGATTATTCTCTTATGATAATGGTAAATATACCCTTAACGAGAGTACTATCGGGAAAATTAATAAATTGAATAAAATTGATTCAAAGAAAGAGTATACACTTCGTTTGACTGCGGTTATGTTGGAGCCCGGTGTTGCCTCTAATAGTGTGATAGCAGAGAGTCGTATCCAAGCTGTCGTGTATGTTACGGATAAATGCTTGCTTGGCAGATAACAGGTTGGGATTATTCTATAAGGAAATTTTTAATTGCTTGAGCCAGTTTTTCCGGCTGTTCGCTATGAATCCAATGACCACATTGTGGGAGTTCGACGAGGCGGGCAGCCGGAAATTCTTTTTGCAGGCATTCCCTCCCTGTGATTAAGTTGGATTGTTCCCCCTTAATAAACAGAATTTCTTTGTCGTACGTGCTGTTAGGCAGTGAAGACGGGCAACCGCTAATCTCGTCGAAATGCTTGCTGATTACCCGGTGGTTGATTTTCCATTCGAAACCGGAGGCTGTCTTTTTGATGTTCTTTAAAAATAATTGTTGAGAGCGTTCCGTTCTGAAATGTTGTTGAATGGCTTCCTTGACTTCTTCTCGACTATGTAATTGGGAAAGGTCAAAATTCGCCATAAAATCAATAATCCGGTTATGACTTCCCCCGTCCCGTTGGGAATAGGATACGGGGGCAATATCCACGACCACGGCTCGATTCACAAGTTCTGGTCTTTTCAGTAATAAGGCCATCACGATCTTCCCTCCCATCGAGTGCCCCACGATATGGGGAGGTACGGGGAGTTTTAAGTCTTCAACGAGTTCAATAACATCATTACTCATTACCTCGTAATTCATGGCCTCGTCATGGGGGGATTGACCGTGATTACGGATATCAGGTAAAATGACTTGGAATTTATCTTCTAGTAAATGGGCAATGGGAAGCCAATTTTCAGATGCACCCCATAGACCGTGAAGTATAATTAGAGGAACCCCCTCCCCAATGGTACGAAAGAATAATTTCATATTGACTTGGTGTGATTTGTGATACAAATTTACAAATAGAGAAGGAATAATAAGATAGTACAGTGCAAAAAAAAGACCGCAATAAAGCGGTCTTTTTCATATTACATGAAGTAAAATTAGTCTTTCAATTTAGCTTTCAAGAACTCTCTGTTCAAACGAGCGATGTGTTCGATAGAGATGCTCTTCGGACATTCAGATTCACAGGCTCCCGTATTGGTACAGTTACCGAATCCGAGTTCGTCCATTTTAGCCACCATAGCTTTTGCACGGCGGGCAGCCTCGATCTTTCCTTGCGGAAGAAGTGCCAACTGAGAAACTTTAGCAGCCACGAAAAGCATTGCTGAAGAGTTCTTACAAGTAGCGGCACAAGCCCCACAACCGATACAAGCGGCAGCGTCCATAGCCTCGTCGGCAGCCGGTTTCGCGATTGGAATTGCATTTCCGTCAGGAACACCACCGGTATTTACTGAAACGTAACCACCAGCTTGAAGGATCTTCTCGTAAGCACCACGGTCCACGATCAAGTCTTTAATTACCGGGAAAGCCCCGCAACGCCACGGTTCGATGGTGATGGTTGCGCCATCCTCGAAACGACGCATATGTAATTGACAAGTGGTCACGTCATCATCCGGTCCGTGGGCACGTCCATCGATGAATAAACTACAGGTTCCACAGATCCCCTCGCGACAGTCGTGATCGAAAGCCACCGGTTCTTTGTTCTCGCTAACCAGTTGTTCATTCAGAATGTCAAGCATTTCAAGGAATGAGCTACCGGTTGAAATATCATGAATCTTGTAAGTTTCAAACCCACCTTTTGATTTTGCATCTTTTTGACGCCAGATCTTTAGGGTTAGTTCTTTTAATATTTTATCTGCCATAACGATTTTTCATTTAAGATTATTTATAAGAACGTTGAGCTACCTGAATGTTTTCAAATACAAGGGCCTCCTTGTGTAATTCAGGCTCTTTGTTGTCTCCCTTGTATTCCCAAACGGAAACATACTGGTAGTGTTCGTCATCACGTTTTGCCTCACCTTCTTCAGTAACTGATTCCAGACGGAAGTGACCTCCGCAAGATTCGTTACGATTCAAGGCATCCAATGCCATCAGGTGTGCGATGTCGATGAAGTCTGCCACACGACCGGCTTTTTCAAGCTCGTTGTTCATGGCGGTAAACTCTCCGGTTACGCGCAAATCCTTGTAAAATTCTTCTTTCAACTCGGCAATTAATTTGATTGCTTTTTTCAAGCCCTCAGCCTCGCGAGCCATTCCGATGTAATCCCACATGATGTGTCCCAACATTTTGTGGAAGTGATCCGGTGATTTCGTACCCTTGATGTCATACAATCTACGCAAGTGGTCGGTAACGTTCTTTTCAGCAGCGTCGAACTCCGGCGTGTTTGTTTTGATTTTCGGGGTTTGAATATCGTGTGCGAGATAATCTCCAATCGTGTACGGCAGAACGAAATATCCGTCAGCCAAACCTTGCATCAAGGCTGATGCCCCCAAACGGTTGGCACCGTGGTCAGAGAAGTTACATTCTCCGATAGCGTACAATCCCGGGATGGTAGTCATCAAGTTGTAGTCAACCCAAAGACCTCCCATAGAGTAGTGGATTGCGGGGTAAATCATCATCGGGTTGTTGTACGGGTCAACAGCCGTGATCTTTTCGTACATCTGGAACAAGTTTCCGTAACGTTCTTCAATCACGTGTCTTCCCAAACGGTCGATAGCGTATTTGAAATCCAAGAATACGGCTTTACCGGTGTTGTTTACTCCGAATCCGGCGTCGCATCTTTCTTTAGCAGCGCGGGATGCCACGTCACGCGGAACCAAGTTTCCGAATGCCGGGTAACGACGCTCCAAGTAGAAGTCACGGTCTTCGTCCGGAATATCGTTCGGGTGTAACGTACCTGCCTGTAATTTCTTGGCATCTTCCAATTTTTTCGGAACCCAAACACGTCCGTCATTACGTAATGACTCGGACATCAAAGTCAATTTACTTTGTTGGTCTCCGTGTACCGGGATACAAGTCGGGTGGATCTGTACGAAACAAGGATTTCCGAACATGGCACCGCGTTTGTAAGCTTGCCAAGCGGCACTACCGTTACATCCCATGGCGTTGGTTGACAAGAAGAACACGTTACCGTACCCTCCGGTGGCCAGTACCACGGCATGAGCCCCGAAACGTTCGATCTTTCCGGTAACTAGGTTACGGGCAATAACACCTCTTGCTTTTCCGTCCACGATAACGATGTCTAATACTTCGTGGCGGGTGTATGATTTGATTTTACCTTTTTCAATTTGACGGTTCATAGCTCCGTAGCATCCTAACAACAACTGTTGTCCGGTCTGACCGCGAGCATAGAACGTACGGCTTACCAATGCTCCACCGAAAGAACGGTTGTCCAAAAGACCGCCGTAATCACGAGCAAACGGTACACCTTGAGCGACACACTGGTCGATGATGGCGTTACTTACCTCTGCCAAACGATACACGTTAGCCTCACGAGCACGGTAGTCACCACCTTTAATAGTTTCATAAAATAGCCTGTATACAGAGTCATTATCGTTCGTGTAGTTCTTAGCAGCATTGATACCTCCTTGTGCAGCGATAGAGTGAGCGCGACGGGGAGAGTCTTGATAGCAGAATGTGGTTACATTGTATCCTAGTTCAGCAAGACTAGCAGCAGCCGATCCACCGGCAAGTCCGGTACCTACGATGATAACATCAAGTTTTCTTTTATTAGCAGGACTCACAACATTGATATGGGCTTTGTGATTCGACCATTTCTGGGCTAGCGGGCCTGCTGGTATTTTAGCGTTTAATTCTGTCATAACCTTAGTAATTTTAAATTTTAAGTTTTAAATTTTAAATTTAGATCGTTGATTCATGCAATTTAAAATCTACAATCTATAATTTAAAATGGTTAGTTTGCCAGTCCAAGCATGAAATAAAGCGGAATGATGCTAAAGCCTGCAGCAATGATGAAAGCGAAGATTTTAGCCAAACATTCCAGTCTTTTTCTCCAAATTTGGTTACAGAAACCGATAGATTGGAAAGCTGACCAGAAACCGTGGGTCAAGTGTAATCCTAAGAAAATACCTCCCAAAATGTAAAGGAAACAGTAGATGATACTTGATTTAAATAGTCCGGAAACCAAAGCATAGGTGTTTTCCATGGTAGTACCGTCCACGTTGATCTCGGTTAAGAGAGGATCTCCGGCAAACTTGATTTTCCACCAAAAGTTCCAAAGGTGAACAAACAAGAAGATCAAAACCAAACCACCCAAGATGTACATGTTTCTGGATGACCATGTACAATTTCCTGATTGTCTGCGAAGATCGTACTTGATAGGACGTGCGCCCCTGTTTTGAAGAGTCAGGATAGAAGCCAAGATGATATGGATAATAAATCCTATGGCAAGAATCGGTTCTACGATTTTAATGATAGGATTCGTAGCCATGAAATGGGCCCCGATGTTAAATAACTCTCCACTATTATCTACAATCAAAAGTAGATTTAGTGCTAAGTGGACGCACAAAAACGCAATAAGAAAAAGGCCTGATAAACTCAGTATGACCTTTTTCCCGATCGACGATGTTAAGAAATTACTCATAATTAGGTCTATTTATTGATAACTATTTAAATTCTTTATCCGGCACAAAAGTATCTATTTTTCCGTCATTTTAAACGGGTTTATCTATTTTAAAATCATTCTAAATATACAGAATTTTTTCCGTAATGAAATGAGTTATTAAGGTTTATAAAGTTTATAAGGTTCATAAAGTATTTACAGCGTTTTACCCCTTGTACACGATGATTTACAATAAATGTGCCAAGGAGTCTTTTGGTTATGCGAATACTTGAAATATTACTTTATAAACTCTATTTCAAGATTGCTTTATAAATGACCTCTTGAATTTTTGTACGGATATTATCCTTGATAAGTTTGTCGTTGAATTCGTTGGGGTAAATCCGGTTGGATAGAAAAATATAGATTAATTGGTTGTCCGGATCGTTCCACGCAATGGTTCCCGTGAATCCCGTGTGTCCGTAGCTGGTACAAGGGGCTTCCTTGCAGGTCGGGCCTGATTTATTGGGCAAGGTTTCCGGTTTGTCGAATCCGAGACCCCGTCTGTTTTGGTCGAGAGGTAATTGTGTTTGAGTGAAAAGGTCGATTGTCGTAGAATCGATGAGACGTTCACCCCCGTATGTCCCGCGATTTAGGTAGACGCTCATGATTTTGGCTAGGTCTTCCGCTGTGGAAAACAAACCGGCATTACCGGACACTCCGCCCATGAGTGCTGCTATTGGGTCATGCACGTACCCGTGTAATTGGGATTTTCTGAAAATATCATCTTTATTGGCGGGAACCACTTTTTTCATGTCGAGATTAAAATGGGCGTTGAAGTCCGTGTTATAGGCTCCCAGTCTTTTAAAGAAATGTTTCCGGCAATAAACATCAAAAGGTGTGGCGGACTGTTCTTCCACGATGTCTTTTAATAGTACGAATCCAAGGTCGCTGTACGTGTATTTTTTCTGGGGTAGCAGTTTGGAGTTTAAAATCAAGTCGTGAATGGAGTCTTGGAAATGCTTGTGAATATAGAAATGCGGGGAAACGACCAAATAGCCTTCGCCCCCCGTGAAATTAAACGTGCTGTCCCGGTACGTGAATTTGGGATTCAGGTAAAGTCGATCCCGGAGTTTACGGGTATTGGTTTTCGTGTATTTTGTCGTGAACAACCGACCTTGCATTTTATCCCAGTCAATGGCGTGCTGGAAGAAAGAAAAAGATGCTCTTAATCCGGCTGAATGTAACAACAATTCCTTGACGGTAATATCTTGCTTGTCAGTTTCCCGAAGAGAGTATGAGTACCGGACAATCGGGGAGTCGAGTGTTATATATTGCTGGTCATAAAGCATCATGACAGCCGGAAGAGTAGCCGCTATTTTCGTGATGGAAGCGATGTCGTATATGTTGTCGGTCGTGTTTTTCTTTTTTCTATCATAAGTGTTGAAACCAAAGGCTTTGTTATAGATAATATAACCGTCTTTTGCTACGAGAACCTGACAGCCGGGAGTTGCTTTTACTTTT
Proteins encoded in this region:
- a CDS encoding alpha/beta fold hydrolase, translated to MKLFFRTIGEGVPLIILHGLWGASENWLPIAHLLEDKFQVILPDIRNHGQSPHDEAMNYEVMSNDVIELVEDLKLPVPPHIVGHSMGGKIVMALLLKRPELVNRAVVVDIAPVSYSQRDGGSHNRIIDFMANFDLSQLHSREEVKEAIQQHFRTERSQQLFLKNIKKTASGFEWKINHRVISKHFDEISGCPSSLPNSTYDKEILFIKGEQSNLITGRECLQKEFPAARLVELPQCGHWIHSEQPEKLAQAIKNFLIE
- a CDS encoding succinate dehydrogenase/fumarate reductase iron-sulfur subunit encodes the protein MADKILKELTLKIWRQKDAKSKGGFETYKIHDISTGSSFLEMLDILNEQLVSENKEPVAFDHDCREGICGTCSLFIDGRAHGPDDDVTTCQLHMRRFEDGATITIEPWRCGAFPVIKDLIVDRGAYEKILQAGGYVSVNTGGVPDGNAIPIAKPAADEAMDAAACIGCGACAATCKNSSAMLFVAAKVSQLALLPQGKIEAARRAKAMVAKMDELGFGNCTNTGACESECPKSISIEHIARLNREFLKAKLKD
- a CDS encoding fumarate reductase/succinate dehydrogenase flavoprotein subunit, which produces MTELNAKIPAGPLAQKWSNHKAHINVVSPANKRKLDVIIVGTGLAGGSAAASLAELGYNVTTFCYQDSPRRAHSIAAQGGINAAKNYTNDNDSVYRLFYETIKGGDYRAREANVYRLAEVSNAIIDQCVAQGVPFARDYGGLLDNRSFGGALVSRTFYARGQTGQQLLLGCYGAMNRQIEKGKIKSYTRHEVLDIVIVDGKARGVIARNLVTGKIERFGAHAVVLATGGYGNVFFLSTNAMGCNGSAAWQAYKRGAMFGNPCFVQIHPTCIPVHGDQQSKLTLMSESLRNDGRVWVPKKLEDAKKLQAGTLHPNDIPDEDRDFYLERRYPAFGNLVPRDVASRAAKERCDAGFGVNNTGKAVFLDFKYAIDRLGRHVIEERYGNLFQMYEKITAVDPYNNPMMIYPAIHYSMGGLWVDYNLMTTIPGLYAIGECNFSDHGANRLGASALMQGLADGYFVLPYTIGDYLAHDIQTPKIKTNTPEFDAAEKNVTDHLRRLYDIKGTKSPDHFHKMLGHIMWDYIGMAREAEGLKKAIKLIAELKEEFYKDLRVTGEFTAMNNELEKAGRVADFIDIAHLMALDALNRNESCGGHFRLESVTEEGEAKRDDEHYQYVSVWEYKGDNKEPELHKEALVFENIQVAQRSYK
- a CDS encoding succinate dehydrogenase cytochrome b subunit, whose protein sequence is MSNFLTSSIGKKVILSLSGLFLIAFLCVHLALNLLLIVDNSGELFNIGAHFMATNPIIKIVEPILAIGFIIHIILASILTLQNRGARPIKYDLRRQSGNCTWSSRNMYILGGLVLIFLFVHLWNFWWKIKFAGDPLLTEINVDGTTMENTYALVSGLFKSSIIYCFLYILGGIFLGLHLTHGFWSAFQSIGFCNQIWRKRLECLAKIFAFIIAAGFSIIPLYFMLGLAN